A region of the Mangifera indica cultivar Alphonso chromosome 10, CATAS_Mindica_2.1, whole genome shotgun sequence genome:
attatcaataaataattgtttatgaataataattatagataaatcGTGAATTCAAAGATTGAGGAACACGATCTAAGTGGTTAAATTAGTCTGACGATCGTGCATAAAAAATACACAACCCTAGATGatgtttttatctaaaattttatataaagttatCATATTTGATCAGGAGaagggtttttataatttttacaatCATCTCACAAATAAAAAAGAGGAAGACCAAGAGTGTTCAAAAGTTTAATGCCATTGCCAAATTTGGgatgacataaaaaaaaaagagttatcGAAATATCACTATTACATGAAGATTAAGGTTATCAAAAGAGAGataaatagacaaaaaaaatcttatttatgatttttaaatatcagaatattataacatataatatttgtaaatatgaatattttgatatgaaatgaGTAATTCAGAAACATGATCTTATATAAACCCgaaattatttgaatatgaGTATATGTAATATTTATGATGAGACTCagtttaaatatgatttaattttaaaaggctGATGAAAATGTACTTACTTGAGAAATTCGGAATGagattttaattctatttaatAGGGCATAAAGACAAATGTGGGAAACATGAGAATAAGAATTCAGACAATGGTGAACGGTCATTCATAAGAAATGTACGGTCATTCACATGCAAAGAAGACGACGATGAACAATAATCGTGCATGGGGTGCATGATTGTGAATCTAAGGACGCAAAGTTGCCACTAGGACTATGATGTCCATGCATGTGAATAAAATAGTGAACTGCTATGAATCAACTATTGACACACATTcataagattaaaattataaaaatacccttGAACTATGTACAATTGACAAGAATTGAACCGATATTACATTGTGTAGATGAATTAATGCAAACTTAAATTGTCTCTACAAAGGCATAAATCCCTAGATATTTGGATTCATGGTTTGTAATACAAATTCATTTTAACAAACCATTTACTTATTTAAGTTTGAcggaattttaaaatatattccaaatatatattgaatatattgtttcttattttagcttatactatatatataatgtttccTATGTACATGACTgtatattgatttttgtttccttattaaggtttttttttttaaatttaaaatttgaacattttatcttaataaGGAATTATCGATTGGTTACGGTGGTTTcctatgatataaaaaaatcatttgatacCTTGTCAAAATTAGGGATTTGTTAATGAGAGAAAACCATAATCCTATTATACATACTTGTATACTGGTTTTTGTTTCCTTATTGAGttactcttttaaaatttaaaaacttaaacattttatcttaataatggACTTTTAATTGGTTATTGGTGCTTTCCAAATCATTTAATACTTTGTTAAAATTAGAAACTTGCTAATAAAAAGAGACCATAACCACAAGTCAGTGAACAATATACCATAAACAATTTACAACCAAGTAAATAGATCACAGTATTTAAATCCAGTCTTCTGCATTTCAATGTCATAAATCGACTTCTCTCCTTTTGCTTGTGTTCTTGTGTTTGTGATTAGGGCATTGAACTGCGTTCAGGCTTTGCAACCATGGATTTTGGAGTGCAAAACAGCAACATTCTGTTGTTGTTGCCATTATGTTCTCTATTTTTCTTAGGTGTATCTCATCAACAAGAActctatttttttaagttttctttatgattttaaaaCGTTTTACTATCTTGTTGATTTGACATGCatttgttattaaattattaacacATTTTACATGTCTTTCGATTGCAGCTTTTGAAGCTAGTGTTTTATATGATCACTCGGCTACCATTGAAGTAAGCTTtcttatatatgattttaaatagtttGCAATTTTTTAGGGTTGGACTATTTGTACATAAAGTACAGATTATGTAcactcatttattttttttcgaCCAACTTCAGTGCTTGGAAAATCCCCACAAACCTCAGTATGAAGGGGGCATAATCATAAACCCGGATTTGGATCTTGGAATAGAAGGATGGTCCATATTTGGAAACGCAAAAATGGAACATAGACAAGCTGGAGATAACAAATTCATAGTGTGCCATAGCAGAAATCAACCACATGATAGCATCTCACAGAAGCTTTACCTGCGCAAGAACATGCACTACGCCCTCTCAGGTATTTAGCGAGCCTCTCTTTCTTCCACTAATTGAACTCAAACCCCTTGTAAAATAATCTTAACTTAATTGTAAATTGATAATCCAGCCTGGTTCCAAGTAAGTGAAGGAGAAGTACCAATATCTGTATTTATCAAAACTAATAGCGGGTACAAATTTGCTGGTGCTGCTGTTGCCGAGTCCAAATGCTGGTCCATGCTTAAAGGCGGCTTCACAGCGGATGAGTCAGGTCCTGCTGAGCTCTATTTCAAGGTTCTTtcttaatgaaatattatcaagCAAACTTGGTTTTcccaattaatatatttttagtttgctCAAATAATCTTaacatttgtaaaaaaaaacttCGTCAGAGCAATCGCACATCAGTTGAAATATGGGTGGACAGCATCTCATTACAGCCATTCACCCAAGAAGAGTGGAACTCCCATCAAGATCAAAGCATTGAGAAGGTAATGTGTTATGAAATTTCGCGACCTGCTTCAAATACCTTCgatatatattcttatataattGTTACATTTGGCAGAAACATAAGAGAAGAGTGATGATGCAAGCAGTTGATTCACATGGCAAGCCCTTGGCCAATGCAAAACTTTCCATTGAGCAAAAGGCCTCATCAAAGATACCAATCGGTTGTGCAACAAACAAGAACATCCTCAATAACATTAAGTATCAAAAATGGTTCACTTCAAGATTCGGTGTAACGACCTTTGAAAACGAAATGAAGTGGTATAGCACTGAACCTTCTCAAGGAAAGGAGGACTATTCAGTAGCTGATGCCATGCTtcaattcatgaaaaaataCGGCGTTGCAGTTCGTGGTCACAACATCTTTTGGGACGATCCAAAATATCAACCTTATTGGCTCAATTCACTTTCACCATGGGCATTTCGTTTAGCCGCTCAAAATAGGGCAAAATCCTTAGTTTCAAGATATAAAGGCCAACTTATTGCTTGGGATGTTATTAACGAAAACttgcatttttctttctttgaaagcAAAATGGGGGCTGATGCATCCGTAGAAGCTTTCAAGTATGCTATGGCAAATGATCCATCAACTACAATGTTTATGAATGATTATAACACAATAGAGGAAATGGGAGATAAGGCAGCATCTCCTGATAATTACCTTAACAAGCTAAGACAGATCCAAAATTCTCTCGGTAATGGTGGACGTCTGGGTATTGGACTCGAGGCTCATTTCCGTGTACCAAACATTCCATACATAAGAGCTTCCTTTGATAAGCTCGCAGCAGCAGGCGTTCCAATTTGGCTCACCGAAGTGGATGTTGAAAAAGGCCCCAATCAGGTAAAAACTTAATCAACTTAATACTTGATAATTGCATTGACACTGTCCTGACTTGTTTTATTTTCCTGGGTGATTTACGGGAACAGGCATGGTTCCTCGAGCAGGTATTAAGGGAAGGGCATAGTCACCCTAATGTTGCTGGATTAGTCATATGGGGAGCTTGGTCACCTCAAGGATGTTACAGGATGTGTTTAACTGACAATAATTTCAACAACTTGGCAACTGGGAATGTTGTCGACAAACTATTGCGTGAATGGGGTAGAAGAAAGCTGCAAGCTACAACAGATGATAATGGCTACTTTGAGACCTCCCTTTTCCATGGAGATTATCTGGTGAAGGTTGATCACCCAGATATAAAAAATGCTTCCTTGGTTCACACCTTTGACGTCTCACCCTCAAGAAGTTCCTCAACGCTGCTTCTTCAAGAttctcaatgaaataaaattgttttctttgatcAATTTGGCAATGTTGTATGCTATAACAGATAGAGAATTAAGGTTTGATGTATGATCAAGTCTTATGCTTTTGTAAGATTCgattgattgaatatttatttttgcaatatTTCTTagtatttttatctaattttttctcCTCCTGTACTTTTTCTTCCTTTGTCCAAAGTCAGTAGCTCTGTTTAAAGGGTTTGccataatatatacatatatatagcgGAAAATCTGATACAGATGGAcagaaatttgttttttcaaacttagagtGATCGTTACATTTTATTAGAACCTGGGTGGAAATAATTCAGTTCGCCAACGATTAAATATGTGAGCAGCTTTGGCTGAGGCGTTATGGAGCTGGTCATTTATTTTCAAACGTGCCACTTATTGTGgcaattataattgaattatgtatgatattatatattaaaaattttattttatatattatatattaaatattatattgtgtaatatagtttttaataaataaaataacaaaaaaatataatggatatattatcattttaaaaaatattttaaacacctttaaaaatttatatatatatttttattatattatcattttatttaaaaaatgtattgattcatatcgataatatgtattatattatatgatacattttttatattatattaattataatatatctcgtaatatgtataattttttatttatatgatattatatattgtaatatactaataaatttgattaagtaTGATCTCTTTATTTCCCAACATGACAACTAAACTAAACTACTGAAAACACTTGTTTGCAACTACTAAAAAAATGGAAGTTCCAAAATCCACATTCTCTTATCCAAATCCAACAAATTCTTCTAAAACCCTGATTACATCCACTTCAATCATCCCAATTCCCAAACATTCTCTCGTTGCACCAAAATCCCATCTCAATTCTCTGCAATAACCCACCACCCTACATGAACTTAACAATGCTATCAATGAAGCTGCAACCATGCCAACCATGTCCgatattttggcctccaaactCATGGACCCTTTTTCAGAATCACAGCCAGAAGCTTGGAAACCCAGAATGAGCTCGGGAGGGCTGAGGGGCTCATAAGGGTCTGGTTGGGAGGCAGGGTTCTTCACTTGGACTCCATTAGAATCAGGAGAGAAACGCTGGGCATGGAGAGGTCAAGTTTTGGTACTGGTTTGTTCATTGGAGCTGTTGCTGTTAGATATGGGTATGATTGTGGCTGTGCATGAAGTGACTGGCTCGACAATGGGGGACTGGAGTCATATGTTGGTTTGGGGAGGATTTGGTACCCGAATGGATGCCACTGTTGAAGAGCTTCTAGTAAAATGGTGCCACAAGCTCAAATCTCACAGTTAACTTCGCTGTGATCTTGCTGCTTGAACAGACTCTGTAGAAAAGTTTGTTACTATGAAGGTTTGAGTTGAAATATGATCCGAACTGAAACCAATTGGTTACCGAGCACCAGAAGACCATTTTAGTTTAAACTTGGATCTTAGCACTGTACTGACCTCTTGCTCATAATTCAAGGCTGAAGCAGGACACGGAGAAAAAGTATCTCTTTTAATTTCTggtatagataaaattataatttatggcTAAAGAAAGAGTAACTTTTTAGCCACTGGATTGGAAAAAACATTGATACTCAAGCTGATAATTGTTCTTGGAAGTTAAGAGAGATAATTTCTAACCACCCACGTTCTGAAAGAGAAAAAGGGTGTATCTGCATTTTATCCCCTTTCCCTATGCCAGAACAATGAACCACAATCATTAAAGGGTATGAAAGTTTCTTATCCTGCTTATTTACTATTGCTGATTGAAAGACCCTTCAAAGCTTGAGAGCCACAGCCAAGCCAATTCTAGGAATCCTGTAAAGAGCTTTCATGTCCACTTCACCAGAGATTGATAAGTGTGACTTCGGCCTGAATTTATGTCTCAAGAGAGTCTCGAGCTTTCCCTGATTGTTGAGCTTCATCTTTACTCTTGTGAGATGATCCACAATGTATGATGCTCCAACTGTAAAAGTACTTTCCTTCTTTGAGAACGTCCTGTTGATCTCTGCCCCCACGGAAATCTCCTTTGGGTGTTTAAAGCGGTGGACATATGAGGCTTTCAGCAAGTCACCCTGGTTGGCCCTGAATGTTTACAAGCAAAGTAGCTAGTATTAAATTTTGCTCATTGGGGAAGTATTAGTAGACTTGTGTGCAATACAATGCATGTAAAGCATCAATTGTTATCATATCCATTTCCCTTCCTCTTTCTCAATCCCAAAATTTAGCCTCATACGAGTGAGATTTGATCTAAAAGAACTTTGGTACAACAACAATAAAccatttgaaataaaattaactagTTGGCACCCATAAGTTAACAAGTAATCAAATTGCATCAACTCTATGTTAGAAGATGTATTATTGCACCAAAATGCATAAGGTTATAATTTCGGTTTCTTTTTCAGTGTTTTTCACTTGGGAAAAAAATGACCTACAAAGTTATTGAAGCATTGCACTTGGGATTTGCGAGTTTTATGCCTACATTATAGCAAGCAGAACAGCTTTTTGTCTTGTATTTTGCCTCCACACCTAAAGCAAATTTTGGAGTTCCTATAGATGCTGACAGCATCACTTCTGGCGACTGGTTTAGAAGAATGGACGTAGCTAAAGCAAAGTTTTTGTGGAAGTAGCAAATCTTGAGCTGCATAGAGAAAAAAGAAGGTACATGCTTTGCAGTTAATACCACAGTCTTAAGTCTGGGGAACCAAATAGATTCTTATGGAGTTGTTAGGTTTACAGATTATATGATCTTAAACTACAGGATTTCCATCAGTTGTATACGATTTCTTTTGATGATTGCATAATTT
Encoded here:
- the LOC123227756 gene encoding endo-1,4-beta-xylanase 5-like, whose product is MDFGVQNSNILLLLPLHFTCLSIAAFEASVLYDHSATIECLENPHKPQYEGGIIINPDLDLGIEGWSIFGNAKMEHRQAGDNKFIVCHSRNQPHDSISQKLYLRKNMHYALSAWFQVSEGEVPISVFIKTNSGYKFAGAAVAESKCWSMLKGGFTADESGPAELYFKSNRTSVEIWVDSISLQPFTQEEWNSHQDQSIEKKHKRRVMMQAVDSHGKPLANAKLSIEQKASSKIPIGCATNKNILNNIKYQKWFTSRFGVTTFENEMKWYSTEPSQGKEDYSVADAMLQFMKKYGVAVRGHNIFWDDPKYQPYWLNSLSPWAFRLAAQNRAKSLVSRYKGQLIAWDVINENLHFSFFESKMGADASVEAFKYAMANDPSTTMFMNDYNTIEEMGDKAASPDNYLNKLRQIQNSLGNGGRLGIGLEAHFRVPNIPYIRASFDKLAAAGVPIWLTEVDVEKGPNQAWFLEQVLREGHSHPNVAGLVIWGAWSPQGCYRMCLTDNNFNNLATGNVVDKLLREWGRRKLQATTDDNGYFETSLFHGDYLVKVDHPDIKNASLVHTFDVSPSRSSSTLLLQDSQ
- the LOC123227576 gene encoding putative mitochondrial outer membrane protein porin 5 isoform X1; this encodes MTNSNSKHRKKKRKGISKGPPLFSEVGAEARGLFEKGYVKDHKFSISAQRSTGMALTSASVKLGKYYDAYLAAKYNCQNATFDVKFDSKLQILTSAVASVKLGKYSSAYLAAKYNCKTATIDVNIDSKSQLSGSLSFSGKFSPSTKTIAYLKLPNCSSSELKICYFHKNFALATSILLNQSPEVMLSASIGTPKFALGVEAKYKTKSCSACYNVGIKLANPKCNASITLANQGDLLKASYVHRFKHPKEISVGAEINRTFSKKESTFTVGASYIVDHLTRVKMKLNNQGKLETLLRHKFRPKSHLSISGEVDMKALYRIPRIGLAVALKL